The Micromonospora sp. WMMD961 genome has a segment encoding these proteins:
- a CDS encoding single-stranded DNA-binding protein, whose amino-acid sequence MREEMVMAGDTTITVIGNLTDDPELRFTPSGAAVAKFRVASTPRFMDKATNEWKDGEPLFLACTVWRQAAEHVAESLQRGARVIVSGRLRQRSYETREGEKRTVIELEVDEIGPSLRYATAKVQKMSRSGGGGGGFGGGGGGNQGGGGGNFDDPWASAAPSPARAGSGGNFDEEPPF is encoded by the coding sequence GTGCGCGAGGAGATGGTCATGGCAGGAGACACCACCATCACGGTCATCGGCAATCTGACCGATGACCCCGAGTTGCGGTTCACCCCCTCCGGGGCAGCGGTCGCCAAGTTCCGAGTCGCTTCGACGCCGCGTTTCATGGACAAGGCGACGAACGAATGGAAGGACGGCGAGCCGCTGTTCCTCGCATGCACCGTGTGGCGGCAGGCCGCCGAGCACGTCGCCGAGTCGCTGCAGCGTGGCGCCCGGGTGATCGTGTCGGGTCGGCTGCGCCAGCGGTCGTACGAGACCCGCGAGGGTGAGAAGCGCACCGTCATCGAGCTCGAGGTCGACGAGATCGGCCCGTCGCTGCGCTACGCCACGGCGAAGGTGCAGAAGATGTCCCGCTCCGGTGGCGGTGGCGGTGGCTTCGGTGGCGGTGGCGGTGGCAACCAGGGTGGCGGCGGAGGCAACTTCGACGACCCCTGGGCTTCGGCTGCTCCCTCTCCCGCGCGTGCTGGATCGGGCGGCAACTTCGACGAGGAGCCTCCGTTCTAA
- the rpsF gene encoding 30S ribosomal protein S6, which translates to MRHYEIMVILDPSLEERTVAPSLDTYLNVIRTAGGSVEKTDVWGRRRLAYEINKKAEGIYAVVDLQATPAAVAELDRQLRLNESVLRTKVIRPEMR; encoded by the coding sequence TTGCGTCATTACGAGATCATGGTGATCCTCGACCCCAGCCTCGAGGAACGCACCGTGGCACCGTCACTCGACACGTACCTGAACGTGATTCGGACCGCGGGTGGCTCGGTTGAGAAGACGGACGTGTGGGGCCGCCGGCGCCTCGCGTACGAGATCAACAAAAAGGCCGAGGGCATCTACGCCGTCGTCGACCTGCAGGCTACGCCTGCTGCCGTGGCCGAGCTGGACCGTCAGCTCCGGCTCAACGAGTCCGTGCTGCGCACCAAGGTCATCCGGCCGGAGATGCGCTAA
- a CDS encoding deoxyribonuclease IV yields the protein MRIGAHVDSTDPLAEAAARSADTVQFFLADPQGWKAPKPREDAERLRTAEVDLYVHAPYVINVATLNNRIRIPSRKLLLGHANAATAIGAKGLIVHGGHVNAGDDLAVGFDNWRKTFAYAADSGGFGVPVLIENTAGGDNACARRLDALARLWDAIGDHEVGFCLDTCHAYAGGEELLGLVDRVKAITGRIDLVHANNSKGAFNSGQDRHDNLGGGTIDPELVVAVIRAAGAPVVVETPGGVQGQAADIDFLRQQLGTASPAA from the coding sequence ATGCGTATCGGAGCCCACGTCGACTCGACCGACCCGCTGGCGGAGGCGGCCGCCCGGTCCGCCGACACCGTGCAGTTCTTCCTCGCCGACCCACAGGGATGGAAGGCACCCAAGCCCCGGGAAGACGCCGAGCGGCTGCGCACGGCCGAGGTCGACCTCTACGTGCACGCGCCCTACGTCATCAACGTCGCCACCCTCAACAACCGCATCCGGATCCCCAGCCGAAAGCTGCTGCTCGGGCACGCCAACGCGGCCACCGCCATCGGCGCCAAGGGCCTGATCGTCCACGGTGGGCACGTCAACGCCGGGGACGACCTGGCCGTCGGCTTCGACAACTGGCGCAAGACATTCGCGTACGCAGCCGACTCCGGCGGCTTCGGAGTGCCGGTCCTGATCGAGAACACCGCCGGCGGCGACAACGCGTGCGCCCGGCGACTGGACGCGCTCGCCCGGCTCTGGGACGCCATCGGCGACCACGAGGTCGGCTTCTGCCTGGACACCTGCCACGCGTACGCGGGCGGCGAGGAGTTGCTCGGCCTCGTCGACCGGGTCAAGGCGATCACCGGAAGGATCGACCTGGTGCACGCCAACAACTCCAAGGGCGCGTTCAACTCCGGCCAGGACCGCCACGACAACCTGGGCGGCGGCACCATCGACCCGGAGTTGGTCGTAGCGGTGATCCGGGCGGCCGGGGCTCCGGTGGTCGTCGAGACACCGGGCGGTGTGCAGGGCCAGGCGGCCGACATCGATTTCCTCCGTCAGCAGCTCGGGACGGCGAGCCCGGCAGCATGA
- a CDS encoding glycosyltransferase 87 family protein has protein sequence MSTQSTPGIDDAGTTDHPSRSDGFVRGMSSAIGGPLGDHATALDRPAGQERRFWTAVRIVLALACLTLALHWVQKSPCQDGAWQNNVQYTRFCYTDVLALYYAEGLNEGKVPYRDHPVEYPVLTGYFMGALGLPVHAVGDGDPSINQGQWFYNLNALVLGALAVATVAVLLALRRRRPWDAALFALAPALVLTATVNWDLLAIGLAAFGLLAWARKRPAVAGVLLGLAGAAKLWPLFLLGPILVLALRADRIRAALVATGTAIAAVVLVNLPAARAYPENWDRFFELNTTRPIDWGTLWYIGRYLDGKVGNDPAQLGPFEWLNANIPTLNTISYALFGLACLGVAVLALRAPRRPRLAQLAFLVVAAFLIFSKVWSQQFVLWLLPLVVLARPKWGAFLAWQIAEVCYFVAFYGELLGAATSRPVFPEGVFVLASTLRLTTVVVLCVLVVKEILHPERDAVRATYSDDPDGGVLDGAPDAPWLDRWRLPTPSEPSREPATT, from the coding sequence ATGAGCACCCAGTCGACGCCCGGCATCGACGACGCCGGTACCACCGACCACCCGTCCCGCTCCGACGGGTTCGTCCGCGGCATGTCCAGCGCGATCGGCGGACCGCTGGGCGACCACGCGACAGCGCTGGACCGCCCGGCCGGCCAGGAACGTCGCTTCTGGACCGCCGTCCGGATCGTGCTGGCGCTGGCGTGCCTCACGCTCGCGCTGCACTGGGTGCAGAAGTCGCCCTGTCAGGACGGTGCCTGGCAGAACAACGTCCAGTACACCCGCTTCTGCTACACCGACGTCCTCGCCCTCTACTACGCCGAAGGGCTCAACGAGGGCAAGGTCCCCTACCGCGACCACCCCGTCGAGTACCCGGTGCTGACCGGCTACTTCATGGGAGCGCTGGGCCTGCCGGTGCACGCCGTCGGTGACGGCGACCCGAGCATCAACCAGGGCCAGTGGTTCTACAACCTCAACGCGCTGGTGCTGGGCGCACTCGCGGTGGCGACCGTGGCGGTGCTCCTGGCCCTGCGCCGCCGACGACCCTGGGACGCCGCGTTGTTCGCGCTCGCCCCGGCGCTGGTGCTCACCGCCACCGTCAACTGGGACCTGCTCGCCATCGGGTTGGCCGCTTTCGGCCTGCTGGCCTGGGCCCGGAAACGACCGGCGGTGGCCGGTGTGCTGCTCGGGCTCGCCGGCGCGGCGAAACTGTGGCCGCTGTTCCTGCTCGGGCCGATCCTCGTCCTGGCGCTGCGCGCCGACCGGATCCGCGCCGCGCTCGTCGCCACCGGCACGGCGATCGCCGCCGTGGTGCTGGTGAACCTGCCGGCCGCGCGCGCCTACCCGGAGAACTGGGACCGGTTCTTCGAGCTGAACACCACCCGGCCCATCGACTGGGGCACGCTCTGGTACATCGGGCGGTACCTGGACGGCAAGGTCGGCAACGACCCCGCTCAGCTCGGCCCGTTCGAGTGGCTGAACGCCAACATCCCCACGCTCAACACCATCTCGTACGCGCTGTTCGGGCTGGCCTGCCTCGGTGTCGCCGTGCTGGCGTTGCGCGCGCCGCGCCGGCCGCGGCTGGCGCAGCTCGCCTTCCTGGTGGTCGCGGCGTTCCTCATCTTCAGCAAGGTCTGGTCCCAGCAGTTCGTGCTGTGGCTGCTGCCGCTGGTGGTGCTCGCCCGTCCGAAGTGGGGTGCCTTCCTGGCCTGGCAGATCGCCGAGGTCTGCTACTTCGTCGCCTTCTACGGAGAACTGCTCGGCGCGGCGACCAGCCGACCGGTCTTCCCGGAGGGGGTGTTCGTGCTGGCCTCGACGCTGCGGCTGACCACCGTGGTGGTGCTCTGCGTGCTGGTCGTCAAGGAGATCCTGCACCCCGAGCGGGACGCGGTACGGGCGACCTACTCAGACGACCCGGACGGCGGCGTGCTCGACGGCGCACCAGACGCTCCCTGGCTGGACCGCTGGCGCCTTCCCACGCCCAGTGAACCCTCACGAGAGCCAGCAACCACTTGA